Proteins from one Anopheles nili chromosome 2, idAnoNiliSN_F5_01, whole genome shotgun sequence genomic window:
- the LOC128731441 gene encoding transmembrane protein 179, with the protein MALANVLILSQIAGHVFAFILSMCIFIPLAIHVRSFDGHCLLFTSGTWQEKDGLFDVRWASKAYCNYPIIVGVNLFIISGLQIYKMAFLAYRELERSFLGLFFDVVISISLCAMTLIAAIIITLGFMAWCSDMTERFPSCDIADGQNITNVELNIQTSGFYIEMGTAQFGAWASFATWVGLSVFSLLKLINNHQVRNIRVSMYIERQRLVNEDVYRGTTSEVPAASGTLSDN; encoded by the exons ATGGCTCTCGCTAACGTATTGATTTTGAGCCAAATTGCTGGCCATGTGTTTGCATTTATCCTGTCGATGTGCATTTTCATTCCCCTGGCCATCCATGTCCGATCTTTCGA TGGACATTGTTTGCTGTTTACGAGCGGCACCTGGCAGGAGAAGGATGGTCTCTTCGATGTGAGATGGGCTTCAAAGGCGTACTGCAATTATCCCATCATCGTCGGCGTCAACTTGTTTATCATTTCCGGATTGCAAATCTACAA GATGGCTTTTTTGGCGTACCGTGAACTGGAAAGATCCTTTTTGGGGCTGTTTTTCGATGTAGTAATCAGCATTTCGCTCTGCGCGATGACTTTGATTGCTGCAATTATTATCACCCTAGGATTCATGGCATGGTGCTCAGATATGACCGAACGTTTTCCTTC CTGCGATATAGCGGACGGACAAAATATTACCAATGTGGAACTCAACATCCAAACATCCGGATTCTATATTGAAATGGGCACTGCTCAATTCGGTGCCTGGGCATCGTTTGCAACCTGGGTAGGTTTGTCAGTTTTTTCGCTGTTAAAACTCATCAACAATCACCAGGTTCGCAACATTCGGGTATCGATGTACATCGAACGACAACGCCTGGTTAACGAGGATGTCTATCGTGGAACAACGTCCGAAGTACCGGCCGCTTCAGGCACTTTAAGTGATAATTAA
- the LOC128731663 gene encoding diacylglycerol kinase theta, translating into MAGGEHTFGRKTFHKPTYCHHCSDLLWGLIGQGYICEVCNFIVHEKCVTNIVTPCTGIAPYLIRNPVAHCWSEPSHHKRKFCSVCRKRLDETPAVHCLICEYFAHVECQDFAIPDCKENATYVPGKELGHVKHQHHWREGNLPQSSKCAYCKKACWSYECLTGYRCEWCGTTTHGGCRNNIPAECTFGTLQPIYLPPHAVSIPRTEVPMEAIIGVQNRNKGTPGIQRDYSCPELWTIAMYQEQRQEAPAHGHCSESTELLLHSVRQEEQTHSSPPFSPVSFTFYDDTDSVSSAIGSVGAEPCDPKDVRKPKDDEAPVQQYHSDNSLLLQTQDGWPMRPTRSRNLIHPALRRTTKTATTQPGPPTDAVVTRSRSFQDQTDSIPKRFAKSPACYSPRFMARFRKKHQASPSAHQRDSPPSPLVGARHDPLNGSGNPPTPRSQPTTLAPIRAALAPVRMHTPSSSLTSSAVSSGPLLTVQPGARPTETELALGPPVERSSSFDCTVPCTRTPGKTYGPHLTVMASRTNELLTCVEPRRVASYDDVSGFSFIDDDDDDNGDGLSTDGDAPELNGSSGVGGIDGPEPSRMLRVYANCATRTVATETATECATQQGGVVRQHPTQHLLERIYRQMRKCSMGWSKTGCRVRRARSISEEITADGRCREDDYVPRGESSGTGTHPKPDSAHKPDKDKDKKDKDKEERDEETIKVFDGNCSYRRRIFRAINVPRTCSLEQLLTTALRAFHIARDSNLFFLTDVYGDEVRLQDPNPVPGLHRVEGKRPAIYLRFRDKENDHGFVRVYPGKLQVENAYVIIPVDNDTTVKDLICESLKKFGLQSHQIEDYRCSEILLDRGVTERVLSWNERPWEIMKQLGKDSIRQMELMRFYLQLKQDPHGPNLALFVGNLPPGLSQRNYEHILTEFLGFENKFSSIGPIYYEYGSLVITYENASKAVRAFQALRESKYEEKHLLVLLLPNIEPSMVPAGVQPLLVFVNVKSGGCQGLELISSFRKLLNPYQVFDLDNGGPLPGLYVFRHIQDYKILVCGGDGTIGWVLQCLDNVGQDSECSSPPCAIVPLGTGNDLARVLRWGAGYTGGEDPLNLLRDVIDAEEIRLDRWTVVFHPEDKPEDATPKAQPNSTGKKKKIQQQQQQQQQQQQQQQQQQQQQQQQQQQQSQQNQQQHQQHPSVAIVANPAQVVGGAQSEDNSQIFVMNNYFGIGIDADLCLDFHNAREENPNKFNSRLHNKGVYVKMGLRKMVGRKMVKELHKELRLEVDGKVVELPPVEGIIILNILSWGSGANPWGPEKEDQFSKPNHWDGMLEVVGVTGVVHLGQIQSGLRSAMRIAQGGHIKIHLHSDIPVQVDGEPWVQSPGDVVVLKSALKATMLKKMKGKMKRRNTEPTMQVMGPSGIQMTLAAPQEPDEVDSNNTDF; encoded by the exons atggcggGTGGTGAGCACACGTTCGGTAGGAAGACATTTCACAAGCCAACCTATTGCCATCACTGTTCGGATCTGCTGTGGGGGCTCATCGGACAAGGATACATCTGTGAAG TGTGCAACTTTATAGTACATGAAAAGTGCGTGACCAACATCGTGACACCGTGCACAGGCATCGCACCGTACCTTATCCGGAACCCGGTGGCACATTGTTGGTCTGAACCGTCGCACCACAAGCGCAAGTTCTGTTCAGTTTGCCGTAAGCGATTAGATGAAACTCCCGCCGTTCATTGCTTGA TATGTGAATACTTTGCACATGTCGAGTGCCAGGATTTTGCCATCCCCGACTGCAAGGAAAATGCAACGTACGTACCGGGCAAGGAATTGGGCCACGTCAAGCATCAGCATCACTGGCGCGAGGGCAACCTGCCACAATCGTCAAAGTGCGCGTACTGCAAGAAGGCGTGCTGGTCTTACGAATGCCTCACAG GTTATCGTTGCGAATGGTGTGGCACCACCACCCATGGCGGCTGCCGGAACAACATCCCGGCCGAATGTACGTTCGGCACGCTGCAACCCATCTATCTGCCGCCACATGCCGTGTCCATCCCGCGCACGGAAGTGCCAATGGAGGCGATCATCGGTGTGCAGAATCGCAACAAAGGAACGCCGGGGATTCAGCGCGACTACTCCTGCC CGGAACTGTGGACAATCGCCATGTACCAGGAGCAACGGCAGGAAGCGCCAGCCCACGGGCATTGCAGCGAAAGTACGGAACTGCTGCTACACAGTGTGCGACAGGAGGAACAAACGCACAGCTCGCCACCATTCTCCCCGGTCAGCTTCACCTTCTACGACGACACCGATAGCGTCTCGAGTGCGATCGGATCGGTCGGTGCGGAACCGTGCGACCCAAAGGACGTGCGGAAACCGAAGGACGACGAGGCACCAGTACAGCAGTACCACAGCGATAACAGCCTGCTGCTGCAAACGCAAGATGGCTGGCCGATGCGGCCAACTCGCAGCCGCAACCTCATCCATCCGGCGCTACGTCGCACCACCAAAACCGCAACCACCCAACCCGGTCCACCCACCGATGCGGTGGTGACGCGCAGCCGCTCCTTCCAGGACCAAACCGACAGTATTCCGAAGCGCTTTGCCAAATCACCCGCCTGCTACAGCCCGCGGTTTATGGCGCGCTTTCGcaaaaaacaccaggcgtctccatcggcgCACCAGCGCGACTCTCCACCCTCCCCATTGGTGGGGGCACGGCACGACCCACTCAACGGAAGTggcaacccacccacaccgcgCTCACAGCCCACCACATTGGCCCCCATTCGGGCCGCGTTGGCTCCAGTGCGAATGCACACCCCATCCAGTTCGCTGACGTCATCAGCCGTATCATCCGGGCCACTGCTCACCGTGCAGCCCGGTGCTCGACCCACAGAAACCGAGCTCGCCCTGGGACCGCCCGTCGAACGATCGTCCTCGTTTGATTGCACCGTTCCGTGCACCCGCACGCCCGGGAAAACGTACGGCCCCCATCTAACGGTTATGGCGTCACGCACGAACGAACTGCTCACCTGCGTCGAACCGAGGCGGGTCGCTTCGTACGATGACGTCAGTGGGTTTAGCttcatcgacgacgacgacgacgacaacggtgaTGGTCTCTCCACCGACGGTGACGCGCCCGAATTGAACGGTAGTTCCGGTGTCGGTGGAATCGATGGGCCCGAACCTTCCCGGATGTTGCGGGTTTACGCGAACTGTGCCACCCGAACTGTGGCGACCGAAACGGCCACCGAATGTGCCACACAACAGGGGGGTGTAGTTCGTCAGCATCCGACGCAGCATCTGCTCGAACGCATCTACCGCCAGATGCGAAAGTGCTCGATGGGCTGGAGCAAGACGGGATGCCGCGTGCGCCgag CTCGCAGCATCTCCGAGGAGATAACGGCCGATGGTCGCTGCCGGGAGGACGATTACGTACCGCGAGGTGAAAGCAGCGGCACCGGTACTCACCCGAAGCCAGATTCTGCGCATAAGCCAGATAAAGATAAGGATAAGAAAGATAAGGACAAGGAGGAGCGTGATGAAG AAACAATCAAGGTATTCGACGGGAACTGTTCATATCGAAGAAGAATTTTCAGAGCCATTAACGTACCTAGAACATGCTCTTTGGAACAACTGTTGACCACCGCCTTGAGGGCCTTCCACATAGCCAGGGACTCTAAT CTATTTTTTCTCACTGATGTCTATGGCGACGAGGTCAGATTGCAGGATCCCAACCCAGTGCCAGGCCTACATCGAGTGGAGGGCAAAAGACCAGCTATTTACTTAAGATTTCG TGATAAGGAGAACGATCACGGTTTTGTGCGCGTCTACCCGGGTAAGCTGCAGGTGGAGAACGCTTACGTTATCATACCGGTGGACAACGATACCACCGTCAAGGATCTGATCTGCGAATCGCTGAAAAAGTTCGGCCTGCAAAGCCACCAGATCGAGGACTACCGCTGCTCGGAGATCCTGCTCGATCGGGGCGTAACCGAGCGCGTGCTGTCGTGGAACGAGCGACCCTGGGAGATCATGAAGCAGCTCGGCAAGGACTCGATCCGGCAGATGGAGCTGATGCGGTTCTATCTGCAGCTGAAGCAGGACCCGCACGGCCCAAATCTGGCGCTGTTCGTTGGCAACCTGCCGCCCGGGTTGTCGCAGCGCAACTACGAGCACATACTGACGGAATTCCTTGGCTTCGAGAACAAGTTCAGCAGCATTGGTCCCATCTACTACGAGTACGGTTCGCTCGTGATAACCTACGAAAATGCATCCAAGGCT gtccGTGCATTCCAGGCCCTGCGGGAGTCAAAGTATGAGGAAAAGCACCTGctcgtgctgctgttgcccaACATCGAACCGAGCATGGTGCCGGCGGGCGTCCAGCCGTTGCTGGTGTTTGTAAACGTCAAGTCCGGCGGATGCCAAGGTCTAGAGCTTATTAGTAGTTTTCGTAAATTATTGAATCCATATCAGGTGTTTGATTTGGATAACGGTGGACCACTGCCCGG GCTGTACGTGTTCCGGCACATCCAGGACTACAAAATTCTGGTGTGCGGTGGCGATGGCACCATCGGCTGGGTGTTGCAGTGTTTGGACAACGTCGGTCAGGACTCGGAATGTTCCAGCCCACCGTGTGCCATCGTTCCGCTCGGTACCG GAAATGATCTGGCCCGTGTGCTGCGTTGGGGTGCCGGCTACACTGGAGGCGAAGACCCGCTCAATCTGCTGCGTGACGTGATCGATGCAGAGGAAATCCGGCTCGATCGCTGGACGGTGGTGTTCCACCCGGAGGACAAACCGGAAGACGCCACACCGAAGGCACAGCCCAACTCAACCggtaagaagaagaaaatacagcaacagcaacagcaacaacaacagcaacaacagcaacagcaacaacagcaacagcaacaacagcagcagcaacaacagcaatcgCAACAgaaccaacagcagcaccagcaacatccGTCGGTGGCGATCGTCGCAAATCCGGCTCAAG TCGTCGGTGGCGCACAGAGCGAAGACAACTCGCAGATATTCGTGATGAACAACTACTTTGGAATTGGTATCGATGCCGATCTGTGCTTGGATTTCCACAACGCGCGCGAGGAAAACCCGAACAAGTTCAACTCCCGGCTGCACAACAAGGGCGTGTACGTGAAGATGGGCCTGCGGAAGATGGTCGGCCGCAAGATGGTGAAGGAGCTGCACAAAGAGCTGCGGCTCGAGGTGGACGGGAAGGTCGTCGAGCTGCCACCCGTCGAGGGCATCATCATACTGAACATCTTGAG CTGGGGCTCGGGAGCGAATCCCTGGGGACCGGAAAAGGAGGATCAGTTCAGCAAACCGAACCACTGGGATGGCATGCTGGAGGTCGTAGGCGTCACCGGTGTCGTGCATTTGGGCCAGATTCAGTCCGGATTGCGTTCGGCCATGCGAATAGCTCAG GGCGGACACATCAAGATACATCTTCATTCCGACATACCGGTGCAGGTTGACGGGGAACCGTGGGTTCAGAGTCCCGGTGATGTGGTCGTGCTGAAGTCGGCGTTAAAG GCGACAatgttgaagaaaatgaagggCAAAATGAAACGACGCAACACCGAGCCCACGATGCAGGTGATGGGGCCATCGGGGATCCAGATGACGCTGGCCGCACCCCAGGAGCCCGACGAGGTCGACTCCAATAATACAGATTTTTGA